One window of Leucoraja erinacea ecotype New England unplaced genomic scaffold, Leri_hhj_1 Leri_846S, whole genome shotgun sequence genomic DNA carries:
- the LOC129694882 gene encoding LOW QUALITY PROTEIN: uncharacterized protein LOC129694882 (The sequence of the model RefSeq protein was modified relative to this genomic sequence to represent the inferred CDS: deleted 2 bases in 1 codon): protein MALQSAIRLCVLIRSRSSSIIFTRDRSLIEPQLPQPFQPFQPPQPPQPFQPPQPPPQPFQPPQPPQPPQPFQPPQPFQPPQPFQPSQPFQPPQPPQPFQPFQPPQPPQPPNHPQPPQPPQPPQPPQPPQPPPPPPQPFQPPQPPQPPQPPPAPTTPTASTAPTVPTVPTAPIAPTVPTAPNRPKPPQPPQPPQPPQPFQPPQPFQPPPNRSNRSNRPNRLNRPNRPQPFQPPPTAPPPKPPQPFQP, encoded by the exons ATGGCGTTGCAGTCAGCGATCCGTTTATGTGTGTTGATCCGCAGCCGTAGTTCATCGATTATATTCACCAGGGACCGATCATTG attgaGCCCCAACTGCCCCAACCGTTCCAACCGTTccaaccgccccaaccgccccaaccgttccaaccgccccaaccgcccCCCCAACCGTTccaaccgccccaaccgcccCAACCACCCCAACCGTTCCAACCGCCCCAACCGTTCCAACCGCCCCAACCGTTCCAACCGTCCCAACCGTTccaaccgccccaaccgcccCAACCGTTCCAACCGTTccaaccgccccaaccgcccCAACC CCCCAACCACCCCCAACCACCCCAACCAccccaaccgccccaaccgccccaaccgcccCAACCACCACCCCCC CCGCCCCAACCGTTCCAACCGCCCCAACCACCCCAACCGCCTCAACCGCCCCCCGCCCCAACCACCCCAACCGCCTCAACCGCCCCAACCGTTCCAACCGTTCCAACCGCCCcaatcgccccaaccgttccaaCCGCCCCCAACCGCCCCAAACCGCCTCAACCGccccaaccgccccaaccgcccCAACCGTTCCAACCGCCCCAACCGTTCCAACCGCCCCCCAACCGTTCCAACCGTTCCAACCGCCCCAACCGCCTCAACCGCCCCAACCGCCCCCAACCGTTCCAACCGCCCCCAACCGCCCCACCGCCCAAACCGCCCCAACCGTTCCAACC